A single region of the Clostridia bacterium genome encodes:
- a CDS encoding methyltransferase → MKETVDLGGGYTLFQPKGVYPCGTDAVLLAAFAAERGEGSRFCDLCSGSGVIPVLVCKRRPEVSFAAVEISGTACEAAVKNASVNGFGGRINVINGDVGRVDKLLEKATFDCVTVNPPYMKAGGGKAPSDRMTEIAVRETLCTAADVVKAAAFLLRDGGSLFIVHRAERREEILALMRENGLCPKLIRPIVHERGAKAKTFLAQAVKGASGEAQERPFILYENGAYTAEAARVYGE, encoded by the coding sequence ATGAAGGAAACGGTCGATCTCGGCGGCGGTTACACGCTCTTTCAGCCGAAGGGGGTATATCCCTGCGGCACCGACGCGGTGCTGCTCGCCGCCTTCGCCGCGGAACGCGGAGAAGGCAGCCGTTTCTGCGACCTCTGCTCCGGCAGCGGAGTAATCCCCGTGCTCGTATGCAAACGCAGACCGGAGGTATCCTTCGCCGCCGTGGAAATATCCGGAACCGCCTGTGAAGCCGCAGTAAAAAACGCTTCCGTCAACGGCTTCGGCGGCAGGATAAACGTGATAAACGGCGACGTCGGACGGGTTGACAAGCTGCTTGAAAAGGCGACTTTCGACTGCGTCACCGTCAACCCACCGTATATGAAGGCGGGCGGCGGCAAAGCGCCGTCGGACAGGATGACCGAGATAGCCGTTCGCGAGACGCTCTGCACCGCGGCTGACGTCGTGAAGGCGGCGGCGTTTCTGCTCCGCGACGGCGGCAGTCTGTTCATCGTCCACCGCGCCGAACGCAGAGAAGAGATACTCGCGCTGATGCGCGAAAACGGCCTCTGCCCGAAGCTGATCCGTCCTATCGTGCACGAGCGCGGCGCGAAGGCGAAAACGTTCCTCGCGCAGGCGGTAAAGGGCGCCTCCGGCGAAGCGCAGGAGCGCCCGTTCATACTTTACGAAAACGGCGCGTACACCGCGGAAGCGGCGCGCGTCTACGGAGAGTGA
- a CDS encoding 4Fe-4S binding protein: MAYFIGEECIACGSCEAECPNSCISMGDDRYVIDAEQCIECGACASVCPVDAPKQQ; this comes from the coding sequence ATGGCTTATTTTATCGGTGAAGAGTGCATCGCCTGCGGTTCCTGCGAGGCGGAATGCCCCAATTCCTGCATTTCTATGGGCGACGACAGATACGTGATCGACGCCGAACAGTGCATCGAGTGCGGCGCTTGCGCGTCCGTGTGCCCGGTGGATGCTCCGAAGCAGCAGTGA